The following are encoded in a window of Callithrix jacchus isolate 240 chromosome 9, calJac240_pri, whole genome shotgun sequence genomic DNA:
- the ULK1 gene encoding serine/threonine-protein kinase ULK1 isoform X1 — MEPGRGGTEIVGKFEFSRKDLIGHGAFAVVFKGRHREKHDLEVAVKCINKKNLAKSQTLLGKEIKILKELKHENIVALYDFQEMANSVYLVMEYCNGGDLADYLHTMRTLSEDTIRLFLQQIAGAMRLLHSKGIIHRDLKPQNILLSNPAGRRANPNSIRVKIADFGFARYLQSNMMAATLCGSPMYMAPEVIMSQHYDGKADLWSIGTIVYQCLTGKAPFQASSPQDLRLFYEKNKTLVPTIPRETSAPLRQLLLALLQRNHKDRMDFDEFFQHPFLDASPSVRKSPPVPVPSYPSSGSGSSSSSSSTSHLASPPSLGEMQQLQKTLTSPADATGFLHSSRDSGGSKDSSCDTDDFVMVPAQFPGDLVAEVPSAKPPPDSLMCSGSSLVASVGLESHGRTPSPSPPCSSSPSPSGRAGPFSSSRCGASVPIPVPTQVQNYQRIERNLQSPTPFQTPRSSAIRRSGSTSPLGFARASPSPPAHAEHGGVLARKMSLGGGRPYTPSPQVGTIPERPGWSGTPSPQGAEMRGGRSPRPGSSAPEHSTRTSGLGCRLHSAPNLSDLHVVRPKLPKPPTDPLGAVFSPPQANPPQPSHGPQSCRNLRGSPKLPDFLQRNPLPPILGSPTKAVPSFDFPKTPSSQNLLALLARQGVVMTPPRNRTLPDLSDVGPFHGQPLGPGLRPGEDPKGPFGRSFSTSRLTDLLLKAAFGTQAPDPGSTESLQEKPMEIAPSAGFGGSLHPGARAGGASSPAPVVFTVGSPPSGSTPPQAPRTRMFSVGSAGSSARHLGPGACSEAPGPELSAPGHGCSFADPIAANLEGGVTFEAPDLPEETLMEQEHTEILHGLRFTLLFVQHVLEIAALKGSASEAAGGPEYQLQESVVADQISLLSREWGFAEQLVLYLKVAELLSSGLQTAIDQIRAGKLCLSSTVKQVVRRLNELYKASVLSCQGLSLRLQRFFLDKQRLLDRIHSITAERLIFSHAVQMVQSAALDEMFQHREGCVPRYHKALLLLEGLQHMLSDQADIENVAKCKLCIERRLSALLTGVCA; from the exons GAGATGGCCAATTCTGTGTACCTGGTCATGGAG TACTGCAACGGCGGGGATCTGGCCGACTACCTGCACA CCATGCGCACGCTGAGCGAGGACACCATCAGGCTCTTCCTGCAGCAGATCGCGGGCGCCATGCGGCTCCTGCACAGTAAGGGCATCATCCACCGCGACCTGAAGCCGCAGAACATCCTGCTTTCCAACCCCGCCGGCCGCCGCGCCAACCCCAACAGCATCCGCGTCAAGATCG CTGACTTCGGCTTCGCGCGGTACCTCCAGAGCAACATGATGGCGGCCACGCTCTGCGGCTCCCCCATGTACATG GCCCCCGAGGTCATCATGTCGCAGCACTACGACGGGAAGGCGGACCTGTGGAGCATCGGCACCATCGTCTACCAGTGCCTGACCGGGAAGGCGCCCTTCCAG GCCAGCAGCCCGCAGGACCTGCGCCTGTTCTACGAGAAGAACAAGACGCTGGTGCCCAC CATCCCCCGGGAGACCTCGGCCCCGCTGCGCCAGCTGCTCCTGGCCCTGCTCCAGCGCAACCACAAGGACCGCATGGACTTCG ATGAGTTTTTCCAGCACCCTTTCCTTGACGCCAGCCCCTCAGTCAGGAAGT CCCCGCCTGTGCCTGTGCCCTCGTACCCAAGCTCCGGGTCTGGCAGCAGCTCCAGCAGCAGCTCCACTTCCCACCTGGCCTCCCCGCCG TCCCTGGGCGAGATGCAGCAACTGCAGAAGACCCTGACCTCCCCAGCCGATGCCACTGGCTTCCTGCACAGCTCCCGGGACTCTGGCGGCAGCAAGGACTCCTCCTGTGACACAGACGACTTCGTCATGGTCCCCGCGCAGTTTCCAG GTGACCTGGTTGCTGAGGTACCCAGTGCCAAGCCCCCGCCAGACAGCCTGATGTGCAGTGG GAGCTCGCTGGTGGCCTCTGTGGGCCTGGAGAGCCATGGCCGGACCCCATCTCCATCCCCACCCTGCAGCAGCTCCCCTAGTCCCTCAGG CCGGGCCGGCCCGTTCTCCAGCAGCAGGTGCGGCGCCTCGGTCCCCATCCCAGTCCCCACACAGGTGCAGAACTACCAACGCATCGAGCGAAACCTGCAGTCACCTACCCCGTTTCAAACGCCTCG GTCCTCTGCCATCCGCAGGTCAGGTAGCACCAGCCCCCTGGGCTTTGCACGGGCTAGCCCTTCACCCCCTGCCCACGCTGAGCATGGAGGCGTCCTGGCCAGGAAGATGTCCCTGGGTGGAGGTCGGCCCTACACGCCATCCCCTCAAG TTGGAACCATCCCTGagcggccaggctggagtgggacaCCCTCCCCACAGGGAGCGGAGATGCGTGGTGGCAGGTCCCCTCGTCCAG GCTCCTCTGCGCCCGAGCACTCCACCCGCACATCCGGGCTGGGCTGCCGCCTGCACAGCGCCCCCAACCTGTCCGACCTGCACGTTGTCCGCCCCAAGCTGCCCAAACCCCCCACGGACCCCCTGGGAGCCGTGTTCAGCCCTCCACAGGCCAACCCTCCCCAGCCGTCCCACGGGCCACAGTCCTGCCGGAACCTGCGGGGCTCACCCAAGCTGCCTGACTTCCTGCAGCGAAACCCTCTGCCCCCCATCCTGGGTTCCCCCACCAAG GCTGTGCCCTCCTTCGACTTCCCAAAGACTCCCAGCTCCCAGAACCTGCTGGCCCTCCTAGCCCGGCAGGGCGTGGTCATGACGCCCCCTCGAAACCGGACGCTGCCCGACCTCTCTGACGTGGGACCTTTCCATGGTCAGCCGCTGGGTCCTGGCCTGCGGCCAGGCGAGGACCCCAAGGGTCCCTTTGGCCG GTCTTTCAGCACCAGCCGCCTCACCGACCTGCTCCTGAAGGCGGCATTTGGGACACAAGCGCCGGACCCTGGCAGCACAGAGAGCCTGCAGGAGAAGCCCATGGAGATTG CACCCTCAGCTGGCTTTGGAGGGAGCCTGCACCCAGGAGCCCGTGCTGGGGGTGCCAGCAGCCCCGCCCCAGTAGTTTTCACCGTGGGCTCTCCCCCGAGCGGGAGCACACCGCCCCAGGCACCCCGCACCAGGATGTTCTCGG TGGGTTCGGCTGGCTCCTCTGCCCGCCACCTGGGgcctggagcctgcagtgagGCCCCAGGCCCAGAGCTCTCTGCTCCAGGACATGGCTGCAGCTTTGCTGACCCCATTGCTGCCAACCTGGAGGGGGGTGTGACCTTCGAGGCCCCCGACCTACCTGAGGAGACCCTCATGGAG CAAGAGCACACGGAGATCCTGCACGGCCTGCGCTTCACGCTGCTCTTCGTGCAGCACGTCTTGGAGATCGCAGCCCTGAAGGGCAGTGCCAGTGAGGCAGCCGGGGGCCCCGAGTACCAGCTGCAGGAGAGCGTGGTGGCCGACCAGATAAGCCTGCTGAGCCGAGAATGGGG ATTTGCAGAGCAGTTGGTGCTGTACCTGAAGGTGGCCGAGCTGCTGTCCTCTGGTCTGCAGACTGCCATCGACCAGATCCGGGCCGGGAAGCTCTGCCTGTCGTCCACTGTGAAGCAGG TGGTGCGCAGGCTGAACGAGCTGTACAAGGCCAGCGTGCTGTCCTGCCAGGGCCTGAGCCTGCGACTGCAGCGCTTCTTCCTTGACAAGCAGCGGCTCCTGGACCGCATCCACAGCATCACTGCGGAGAGGCTCATCTTCAGCCACGCCGTGCAGATG GTGCAGTCGGCCGCCCTGGACGAGATGTTCCAGCACCGCGAGGGCTGCGTGCCGCGCTACCACAAGGCCCTGCTGCTCCTGGAGGGGCTACAGCACATGCTCTCGGACCAGGCCGACATCGAGAACGTGGCCAAGT GCAAGCTGTGCATTGAGCGGAGACTCTCAGCGCTGCTGACCGGCGTCTGTGCCTGA
- the ULK1 gene encoding serine/threonine-protein kinase ULK1 isoform X2: protein MKTSWPCTTSRRWPILCTWSWSTATAGIWPTTCTGWVSSPAAMRTLSEDTIRLFLQQIAGAMRLLHSKGIIHRDLKPQNILLSNPAGRRANPNSIRVKIADFGFARYLQSNMMAATLCGSPMYMAPEVIMSQHYDGKADLWSIGTIVYQCLTGKAPFQASSPQDLRLFYEKNKTLVPTIPRETSAPLRQLLLALLQRNHKDRMDFDEFFQHPFLDASPSVRKSPPVPVPSYPSSGSGSSSSSSSTSHLASPPSLGEMQQLQKTLTSPADATGFLHSSRDSGGSKDSSCDTDDFVMVPAQFPGDLVAEVPSAKPPPDSLMCSGSSLVASVGLESHGRTPSPSPPCSSSPSPSGRAGPFSSSRCGASVPIPVPTQVQNYQRIERNLQSPTPFQTPRSSAIRRSGSTSPLGFARASPSPPAHAEHGGVLARKMSLGGGRPYTPSPQVGTIPERPGWSGTPSPQGAEMRGGRSPRPGSSAPEHSTRTSGLGCRLHSAPNLSDLHVVRPKLPKPPTDPLGAVFSPPQANPPQPSHGPQSCRNLRGSPKLPDFLQRNPLPPILGSPTKAVPSFDFPKTPSSQNLLALLARQGVVMTPPRNRTLPDLSDVGPFHGQPLGPGLRPGEDPKGPFGRSFSTSRLTDLLLKAAFGTQAPDPGSTESLQEKPMEIAPSAGFGGSLHPGARAGGASSPAPVVFTVGSPPSGSTPPQAPRTRMFSVGSAGSSARHLGPGACSEAPGPELSAPGHGCSFADPIAANLEGGVTFEAPDLPEETLMEQEHTEILHGLRFTLLFVQHVLEIAALKGSASEAAGGPEYQLQESVVADQISLLSREWGFAEQLVLYLKVAELLSSGLQTAIDQIRAGKLCLSSTVKQVVRRLNELYKASVLSCQGLSLRLQRFFLDKQRLLDRIHSITAERLIFSHAVQMVQSAALDEMFQHREGCVPRYHKALLLLEGLQHMLSDQADIENVAKCKLCIERRLSALLTGVCA, encoded by the exons GAGATGGCCAATTCTGTGTACCTGGTCATGGAG TACTGCAACGGCGGGGATCTGGCCGACTACCTGCACA GGCTGGGTTTCCTCTCCCGCAGCCATGCGCACGCTGAGCGAGGACACCATCAGGCTCTTCCTGCAGCAGATCGCGGGCGCCATGCGGCTCCTGCACAGTAAGGGCATCATCCACCGCGACCTGAAGCCGCAGAACATCCTGCTTTCCAACCCCGCCGGCCGCCGCGCCAACCCCAACAGCATCCGCGTCAAGATCG CTGACTTCGGCTTCGCGCGGTACCTCCAGAGCAACATGATGGCGGCCACGCTCTGCGGCTCCCCCATGTACATG GCCCCCGAGGTCATCATGTCGCAGCACTACGACGGGAAGGCGGACCTGTGGAGCATCGGCACCATCGTCTACCAGTGCCTGACCGGGAAGGCGCCCTTCCAG GCCAGCAGCCCGCAGGACCTGCGCCTGTTCTACGAGAAGAACAAGACGCTGGTGCCCAC CATCCCCCGGGAGACCTCGGCCCCGCTGCGCCAGCTGCTCCTGGCCCTGCTCCAGCGCAACCACAAGGACCGCATGGACTTCG ATGAGTTTTTCCAGCACCCTTTCCTTGACGCCAGCCCCTCAGTCAGGAAGT CCCCGCCTGTGCCTGTGCCCTCGTACCCAAGCTCCGGGTCTGGCAGCAGCTCCAGCAGCAGCTCCACTTCCCACCTGGCCTCCCCGCCG TCCCTGGGCGAGATGCAGCAACTGCAGAAGACCCTGACCTCCCCAGCCGATGCCACTGGCTTCCTGCACAGCTCCCGGGACTCTGGCGGCAGCAAGGACTCCTCCTGTGACACAGACGACTTCGTCATGGTCCCCGCGCAGTTTCCAG GTGACCTGGTTGCTGAGGTACCCAGTGCCAAGCCCCCGCCAGACAGCCTGATGTGCAGTGG GAGCTCGCTGGTGGCCTCTGTGGGCCTGGAGAGCCATGGCCGGACCCCATCTCCATCCCCACCCTGCAGCAGCTCCCCTAGTCCCTCAGG CCGGGCCGGCCCGTTCTCCAGCAGCAGGTGCGGCGCCTCGGTCCCCATCCCAGTCCCCACACAGGTGCAGAACTACCAACGCATCGAGCGAAACCTGCAGTCACCTACCCCGTTTCAAACGCCTCG GTCCTCTGCCATCCGCAGGTCAGGTAGCACCAGCCCCCTGGGCTTTGCACGGGCTAGCCCTTCACCCCCTGCCCACGCTGAGCATGGAGGCGTCCTGGCCAGGAAGATGTCCCTGGGTGGAGGTCGGCCCTACACGCCATCCCCTCAAG TTGGAACCATCCCTGagcggccaggctggagtgggacaCCCTCCCCACAGGGAGCGGAGATGCGTGGTGGCAGGTCCCCTCGTCCAG GCTCCTCTGCGCCCGAGCACTCCACCCGCACATCCGGGCTGGGCTGCCGCCTGCACAGCGCCCCCAACCTGTCCGACCTGCACGTTGTCCGCCCCAAGCTGCCCAAACCCCCCACGGACCCCCTGGGAGCCGTGTTCAGCCCTCCACAGGCCAACCCTCCCCAGCCGTCCCACGGGCCACAGTCCTGCCGGAACCTGCGGGGCTCACCCAAGCTGCCTGACTTCCTGCAGCGAAACCCTCTGCCCCCCATCCTGGGTTCCCCCACCAAG GCTGTGCCCTCCTTCGACTTCCCAAAGACTCCCAGCTCCCAGAACCTGCTGGCCCTCCTAGCCCGGCAGGGCGTGGTCATGACGCCCCCTCGAAACCGGACGCTGCCCGACCTCTCTGACGTGGGACCTTTCCATGGTCAGCCGCTGGGTCCTGGCCTGCGGCCAGGCGAGGACCCCAAGGGTCCCTTTGGCCG GTCTTTCAGCACCAGCCGCCTCACCGACCTGCTCCTGAAGGCGGCATTTGGGACACAAGCGCCGGACCCTGGCAGCACAGAGAGCCTGCAGGAGAAGCCCATGGAGATTG CACCCTCAGCTGGCTTTGGAGGGAGCCTGCACCCAGGAGCCCGTGCTGGGGGTGCCAGCAGCCCCGCCCCAGTAGTTTTCACCGTGGGCTCTCCCCCGAGCGGGAGCACACCGCCCCAGGCACCCCGCACCAGGATGTTCTCGG TGGGTTCGGCTGGCTCCTCTGCCCGCCACCTGGGgcctggagcctgcagtgagGCCCCAGGCCCAGAGCTCTCTGCTCCAGGACATGGCTGCAGCTTTGCTGACCCCATTGCTGCCAACCTGGAGGGGGGTGTGACCTTCGAGGCCCCCGACCTACCTGAGGAGACCCTCATGGAG CAAGAGCACACGGAGATCCTGCACGGCCTGCGCTTCACGCTGCTCTTCGTGCAGCACGTCTTGGAGATCGCAGCCCTGAAGGGCAGTGCCAGTGAGGCAGCCGGGGGCCCCGAGTACCAGCTGCAGGAGAGCGTGGTGGCCGACCAGATAAGCCTGCTGAGCCGAGAATGGGG ATTTGCAGAGCAGTTGGTGCTGTACCTGAAGGTGGCCGAGCTGCTGTCCTCTGGTCTGCAGACTGCCATCGACCAGATCCGGGCCGGGAAGCTCTGCCTGTCGTCCACTGTGAAGCAGG TGGTGCGCAGGCTGAACGAGCTGTACAAGGCCAGCGTGCTGTCCTGCCAGGGCCTGAGCCTGCGACTGCAGCGCTTCTTCCTTGACAAGCAGCGGCTCCTGGACCGCATCCACAGCATCACTGCGGAGAGGCTCATCTTCAGCCACGCCGTGCAGATG GTGCAGTCGGCCGCCCTGGACGAGATGTTCCAGCACCGCGAGGGCTGCGTGCCGCGCTACCACAAGGCCCTGCTGCTCCTGGAGGGGCTACAGCACATGCTCTCGGACCAGGCCGACATCGAGAACGTGGCCAAGT GCAAGCTGTGCATTGAGCGGAGACTCTCAGCGCTGCTGACCGGCGTCTGTGCCTGA